From one uncultured Bacteroides sp. genomic stretch:
- a CDS encoding lamin tail domain-containing protein produces the protein MFSTLPNGETTQVAGQLPGVIFSDHLSETPSPGFGSVVFNEIMANPNNVNGLPESEYIELYNRTDSLVSLKNSVFYYDGKRYSLPEITIESKKYAILCNQKYKDLWTASGISVTGVPSFPTLLNTGKLLWLENAQGNLISWVEYSDSWYNDSNKKEGGYSLECIDPNNLSNDASNWQATNDAKGGTPGAVNSVRNSFPDKNSIIVLSFFLQSPDTLVLNFSKPMNVSSLAKLNNYSSKEEGLSFAEAIPDYPRGRNVKLVLKSPLKAGEKTDFELHDLLDASGNQLLAPIELQTLLPEKIEAGDVLFNEILFNPREGGAAYIELSNISDKILSYNQLYLSFLKDDGTHSLPIALSKYPVSFPQHSDAFFTKRKAVVSSQYNCDASHGVEIPEFPDFSKEKGTLFLLSDQGDLLDEMAYSESMHTTLLEDKRGVSLEKKAPGLISTDPLNWASAAFLSGYGTPGLPNRCTEQTTSGVNANFWLEKNSFSPTDSENNKLQIHYSLSKEGFMANIRIFEASGREICSLVQNNELSADGTIEWDGKEQNSNMCRVGLYIAYIEIHNTTGEMKRYKIPFALVR, from the coding sequence TTGTTCAGTACATTACCAAACGGTGAAACTACACAAGTTGCCGGTCAATTACCCGGCGTAATATTCTCTGATCACCTGTCTGAAACGCCATCTCCAGGCTTTGGCTCTGTTGTCTTTAATGAGATAATGGCAAACCCTAATAATGTTAATGGACTTCCTGAGTCTGAATATATCGAATTATATAATCGGACAGATTCGCTTGTTTCTCTCAAGAATAGTGTATTCTATTATGATGGGAAACGGTATTCGCTTCCTGAAATAACTATAGAATCAAAGAAATATGCCATTCTTTGCAATCAAAAATATAAAGACCTTTGGACAGCAAGTGGAATATCCGTTACAGGGGTTCCTTCTTTTCCTACATTGCTGAATACAGGAAAACTTCTTTGGCTCGAGAATGCACAGGGAAATCTGATTTCCTGGGTGGAATATTCTGATTCCTGGTACAATGATAGCAATAAGAAAGAGGGGGGATATTCATTAGAATGTATTGATCCGAATAATCTTTCAAATGATGCATCCAACTGGCAAGCGACTAATGATGCTAAGGGAGGAACTCCCGGAGCTGTAAATTCTGTGAGAAATAGTTTCCCGGATAAGAATTCTATTATAGTTCTCTCTTTTTTCTTGCAATCTCCGGATACACTTGTTCTAAATTTCAGTAAGCCGATGAATGTTTCATCTCTTGCTAAACTAAATAATTATAGCAGTAAGGAGGAAGGTCTCTCATTTGCTGAGGCGATACCAGACTATCCTCGTGGAAGAAATGTAAAACTAGTCTTGAAATCTCCTTTGAAGGCCGGTGAAAAGACCGATTTTGAATTGCATGATTTATTAGATGCTTCAGGAAATCAGTTGCTGGCCCCCATTGAGTTGCAAACATTGCTTCCTGAAAAGATAGAGGCTGGCGATGTTCTTTTTAATGAGATTCTCTTCAATCCTCGTGAAGGAGGAGCTGCCTATATTGAATTATCGAATATTTCAGATAAAATATTATCCTATAATCAACTATATCTTTCTTTCCTGAAAGACGATGGAACTCATTCTTTGCCTATTGCTTTGAGTAAATATCCGGTGAGCTTTCCTCAGCATTCCGATGCGTTTTTTACTAAAAGGAAGGCTGTTGTTTCATCACAATACAACTGTGATGCTTCTCATGGGGTGGAAATACCCGAATTCCCTGATTTTTCCAAAGAAAAGGGCACTTTATTTCTTTTATCGGATCAGGGAGATTTGCTCGATGAAATGGCCTATTCTGAATCTATGCATACCACTTTATTGGAAGACAAACGTGGAGTTTCTTTAGAGAAAAAAGCACCAGGACTTATTTCTACTGATCCTTTAAACTGGGCCTCTGCCGCTTTCTTATCTGGATATGGAACGCCGGGACTTCCCAATAGATGTACTGAACAAACAACCTCTGGTGTCAATGCGAATTTCTGGTTGGAGAAAAACTCTTTTTCGCCAACAGATAGTGAAAATAATAAGCTACAAATTCATTATTCGCTTTCAAAGGAAGGGTTTATGGCTAATATCAGAATCTTTGAGGCATCTGGACGTGAAATTTGCTCCCTGGTTCAGAATAATGAATTATCAGCCGATGGAACGATTGAATGGGATGGAAAAGAACAGAATTCGAATATGTGTCGGGTAGGTCTTTATATAGCCTATATTGAGATTCATAACACAACCGGCGAAATGAAAAGATATAAAATTCCCTTCGCGCTGGTCAGATGA
- a CDS encoding helix-hairpin-helix domain-containing protein, whose translation MWKDFFYFTKTERTGFYVLVGLIGVAFLIYWVFSVSNLSTKVSEQIDETTYKKFLASVHQRDKNWNFNDYYIHKKQEIILAPFDPNTADSITFVRLGIRPYIARNILHYRAKGGKFRTPESFAKVYGLSPEQFKLLKPYITIGDNYLKKADSLRQFMAKTERDTLRFYKYPEGTVISLDEADTTELKKIPGIGSGTAKRIIAYRQQLGGFYKVSQLQEISHLSAELNKWFFIKKEPIHRINLNKFNIERLTSHPYINFYQAKVIVDYRKQRGVLKSLKELSLYEEFTSKDFERLAPYVCY comes from the coding sequence ATGTGGAAAGACTTTTTCTATTTTACTAAGACCGAGCGTACTGGATTTTATGTACTGGTAGGGCTAATTGGGGTCGCGTTTCTTATTTATTGGGTATTTTCTGTTAGTAATCTATCCACAAAAGTTAGCGAACAAATTGATGAAACAACCTATAAGAAATTTCTGGCCTCAGTGCATCAAAGAGATAAGAACTGGAATTTTAATGATTATTATATCCACAAAAAACAAGAAATAATCCTTGCGCCGTTTGATCCCAACACGGCAGACTCCATAACCTTCGTCCGCTTAGGGATACGTCCCTATATCGCCCGGAATATATTACACTATCGAGCCAAAGGAGGAAAGTTTCGTACTCCGGAATCCTTTGCCAAAGTATATGGTCTTTCACCAGAACAATTCAAACTACTCAAGCCTTATATCACCATCGGCGATAATTATCTGAAGAAAGCAGATTCTCTCCGCCAGTTCATGGCCAAAACAGAACGAGATACTCTTAGATTCTACAAATATCCTGAAGGAACAGTTATCAGTCTGGATGAGGCTGATACTACCGAACTTAAAAAGATTCCGGGAATTGGCAGCGGTACAGCGAAAAGGATTATTGCCTATCGCCAACAACTTGGTGGTTTCTATAAAGTAAGTCAGTTACAGGAAATTTCTCATCTTTCAGCAGAACTGAATAAATGGTTCTTTATCAAAAAAGAGCCAATCCATCGGATAAACCTAAATAAATTTAATATCGAACGCTTAACCTCGCATCCTTACATAAACTTTTATCAGGCAAAAGTAATCGTGGATTACAGAAAGCAAAGGGGAGTTTTAAAAAGCCTCAAGGAGTTGTCTTTATATGAAGAATTCACATCTAAAGACTTTGAGCGATTAGCCCCTTATGTATGTTATTAG
- a CDS encoding ABC transporter ATP-binding protein, producing MIKLEGITKSFGDLQVLKGIDLEIAKGEVVSIVGPSGAGKTTLLQIMGTLDKPDAGIVNMNGLEINRMKEKELASFRNKHIGFVFQFHQLLPEFTALENVMIPAFIAGISTKEATSRAKEILDFMGLAERSTHKPNELSGGEKQRVAVARALVNHPSVILADEPSGSLDTRNKDELHQLFFDLRDRFEQTFVIVTHDEGLARITDRTIHMLDGLII from the coding sequence ATGATAAAATTAGAAGGAATAACTAAGAGCTTTGGTGATCTTCAAGTACTAAAAGGTATTGATTTGGAAATAGCCAAAGGTGAAGTGGTGAGTATTGTTGGTCCTAGTGGCGCTGGGAAGACAACTTTGCTTCAGATTATGGGAACGCTGGATAAGCCTGATGCGGGAATAGTAAATATGAACGGTCTGGAAATTAACCGAATGAAAGAAAAGGAATTGGCTTCATTCCGTAATAAGCATATTGGATTTGTTTTTCAGTTTCACCAACTGTTACCGGAATTCACCGCTCTTGAGAATGTTATGATCCCGGCATTTATTGCTGGAATATCTACCAAAGAAGCGACCTCAAGAGCTAAAGAGATTTTAGACTTTATGGGATTAGCAGAACGCTCCACTCATAAACCGAATGAGCTTTCAGGAGGAGAAAAACAGCGGGTTGCTGTTGCTCGTGCTCTGGTTAATCATCCTTCAGTGATTCTGGCTGATGAACCTTCCGGCAGTTTGGATACTCGTAATAAAGATGAATTGCATCAGTTGTTTTTTGACCTTCGGGATAGATTTGAACAGACTTTTGTTATAGTCACTCATGACGAAGGCTTGGCCAGGATTACTGACAGAACAATCCATATGTTAGACGGACTGATTATCTAA
- a CDS encoding cation:proton antiporter — protein sequence MHLFDLSLQLPITDPTWIFFLVLTIILFAPILLDRLHIPHIIGMILAGVIIGGHGFNILERDSSFELFGKVGLYYIMFLAGLEMDMADFKKNKDKAFIFGLITFTVPMLLGVFSGMTLLNYGLFTSILLASMFASHTLIAYPIISRYGLSRLKSVNITVGGTAITVTLALFVLVVIAGMFKGTVDSLFWVILLAKIALTSFVIIFFFPRIGRWFFRQYEDNVMQYVFVLAMLFLGGGIMELAGLEGILGAFLVGLVFNRLIPHVSPLMNHVEFVGNALFIPYFLIGVGMMINVGSFFTGGDALKVAAVITIVPTISKWISAGITQKIFRMNTNDRRIMFGLSSAKVAASLAAVLIGHGIIMSNGERLLNDDVLNGTVIMILVTCIISSFVTERAARNIAMNNESHEKTGEIKTDENILIPISNPDTIVNLVNLALIFKNPKRKDGLIALNVVNDHHSSKVKQAQGEKYLEKSAMIAAAAEVEMHTVSRYDLNIASGIIHTIKEYNVSDIVIGLHRKLNIVDSFFGLTAENLLKNTHRQVMIAKCLMPVNTLRRIIVAVPPKAEYEAGFTRWVNQICRMGDQLGCRVHFFSHPQTLDCLKVLISKRFKGIRSEYTELADWNDLLLLTGQVNFDHLLVIVSARKGSISYDISFERLPSQLSKYFSNNSLLIIYPDQYGDPQENITFSDPRGHNESLNYDKMGQWFYKWFKKS from the coding sequence ATGCATTTGTTTGACTTAAGTTTACAACTACCTATAACGGATCCTACTTGGATCTTTTTCTTAGTACTGACAATAATTCTTTTTGCCCCGATATTATTGGACCGTTTGCATATTCCTCATATAATAGGAATGATATTGGCCGGTGTGATTATTGGCGGACATGGCTTTAATATCCTGGAACGTGATAGTAGCTTTGAGTTGTTTGGTAAAGTAGGCCTGTATTATATCATGTTTCTTGCTGGTCTTGAAATGGATATGGCTGATTTTAAGAAGAACAAGGATAAAGCTTTTATTTTTGGATTGATAACCTTTACAGTTCCTATGTTATTAGGTGTTTTCAGTGGAATGACCCTTCTAAACTATGGATTATTTACCTCGATCTTACTCGCCAGTATGTTTGCCTCTCATACGTTAATTGCTTATCCTATAATTAGCCGTTATGGACTTAGTCGTTTAAAAAGCGTTAATATTACGGTTGGAGGCACAGCAATAACTGTCACTCTTGCATTGTTTGTTCTGGTAGTAATTGCAGGAATGTTTAAGGGAACAGTTGATTCTTTGTTCTGGGTTATACTTCTTGCTAAGATTGCATTGACCAGTTTTGTTATTATTTTCTTTTTCCCCAGAATAGGAAGATGGTTCTTTCGCCAGTACGAAGATAATGTAATGCAGTATGTTTTTGTCCTGGCTATGCTCTTTCTTGGAGGGGGGATTATGGAATTGGCCGGTCTGGAAGGAATTCTGGGCGCTTTCTTAGTAGGATTAGTTTTTAATCGTTTGATACCACATGTTTCTCCGTTAATGAATCATGTGGAATTTGTAGGTAATGCTCTTTTTATACCTTACTTCCTTATTGGAGTAGGGATGATGATTAATGTAGGTAGTTTCTTTACAGGGGGAGATGCGCTTAAGGTTGCAGCTGTGATTACTATTGTACCCACAATTAGTAAATGGATCTCTGCGGGGATTACTCAGAAGATTTTTAGAATGAATACCAATGACAGGAGAATCATGTTTGGATTAAGCAGCGCAAAGGTAGCTGCATCACTCGCTGCTGTATTGATTGGGCACGGAATTATCATGAGTAACGGAGAACGATTGTTAAATGACGATGTTCTGAATGGAACGGTAATAATGATTCTTGTCACTTGTATTATAAGTTCTTTTGTAACCGAACGCGCTGCGCGAAATATTGCAATGAATAATGAATCCCATGAAAAGACTGGCGAAATAAAAACAGACGAGAATATTCTGATCCCAATATCAAATCCGGACACAATTGTGAATCTTGTCAATCTTGCATTGATTTTTAAAAATCCTAAGAGAAAAGATGGGCTAATTGCTTTGAACGTAGTAAATGATCATCATAGCTCAAAAGTTAAACAAGCTCAGGGTGAAAAATATCTGGAGAAATCAGCTATGATTGCAGCTGCTGCAGAAGTTGAGATGCATACGGTTAGTAGATACGATTTGAATATTGCATCTGGTATTATCCACACCATCAAAGAATATAATGTGTCTGATATCGTGATTGGTCTTCACCGTAAGTTAAATATCGTGGATTCATTCTTTGGATTGACTGCTGAAAACTTACTAAAAAATACTCATCGGCAGGTTATGATTGCAAAATGTTTGATGCCTGTTAATACACTTCGTCGGATTATTGTCGCAGTTCCTCCAAAAGCAGAGTATGAAGCCGGATTTACGAGATGGGTAAATCAGATTTGTCGTATGGGCGATCAGCTGGGCTGTAGGGTACACTTCTTTTCGCATCCCCAGACGTTGGATTGTCTCAAGGTATTAATCAGTAAAAGATTCAAGGGGATAAGAAGTGAGTATACAGAACTGGCCGACTGGAATGACCTGCTTTTACTTACCGGACAGGTAAACTTTGATCATCTTCTAGTAATTGTCAGTGCCCGTAAAGGGTCAATATCTTATGATATTTCATTTGAACGTCTACCTTCTCAACTATCTAAATACTTCTCCAATAATAGTTTATTGATTATTTATCCGGATCAGTATGGAGATCCTCAGGAAAATATAACATTTTCAGATCCTCGTGGACACAATGAATCTCTGAATTATGACAAGATGGGGCAGTGGTTTTATAAATGGTTTAAGAAGAGTTAG